From Alphaproteobacteria bacterium, a single genomic window includes:
- a CDS encoding replication initiation protein RepC, translating to MQSHSPTTPFGRRSLTLAHVASQMVATARPPEKVVHKWKIFHAICTARPRLGVSERSLSVLNALLTFHPETALTGEDDLIVFPSNHQLSLRAHGMPASTLRRHLAVLVDAGLVVRRDSPNGKRYARKGSAGEIELAFGFDISPLVVRSEEFESLAADIEAEARALKLVRERITLCRRDIAKMIATGIEEDVPTRRDGQGPADWQEVHAAFRSIVDQIPRTATRQELEPIAEELSQLADDVLNLLETHIKSTDSSANESHTERHIQNSNTDPLIDLEPSLREGRAARAEPKPQPPRVAEGTYPLGMVLNACPDIVDYAKGGISNWRDLLATAAVVRSMLGISPSAWEEAQTVLGETPAAIVVACILQRGAAIRSAGGYLRGLTRKAEAGEFSLGPILMSQINSRLNEKRRA from the coding sequence ATGCAGTCACACTCTCCAACGACGCCCTTTGGGCGGCGATCGCTGACGCTTGCCCACGTGGCAAGCCAAATGGTGGCCACCGCGCGGCCACCCGAGAAGGTCGTACACAAATGGAAGATCTTTCATGCCATCTGCACAGCGCGGCCGCGCCTGGGCGTCTCCGAGCGCTCGTTATCGGTCTTGAACGCGCTGCTGACCTTCCACCCCGAGACCGCGCTTACCGGTGAAGACGACCTGATCGTCTTCCCGTCGAACCATCAGTTGTCGCTGCGGGCGCATGGGATGCCGGCATCGACACTGCGGCGTCACCTCGCGGTTCTCGTCGATGCCGGCCTGGTCGTCCGGCGCGATAGCCCCAACGGCAAGCGCTATGCGCGTAAGGGCAGCGCCGGCGAGATCGAACTGGCGTTTGGTTTCGACATATCGCCACTGGTTGTTCGATCGGAGGAGTTCGAGAGTCTGGCGGCCGACATCGAGGCAGAAGCGCGGGCGCTCAAGCTTGTCCGGGAGCGGATCACGCTGTGCCGGCGGGACATTGCCAAGATGATCGCCACCGGCATCGAGGAAGATGTTCCGACACGTCGAGACGGGCAGGGGCCGGCCGATTGGCAGGAAGTCCATGCCGCCTTCCGCTCGATCGTCGATCAGATTCCACGCACCGCAACGAGGCAAGAACTCGAGCCGATCGCCGAAGAGCTGTCACAGCTTGCAGATGACGTCCTCAATCTTCTGGAAACACACATCAAATCCACTGATTCAAGCGCCAATGAGTCCCATACTGAGCGCCACATACAGAATTCAAATACAGATCCCCTAATTGATCTTGAACCTAGCCTTCGAGAAGGCAGGGCGGCGAGGGCGGAGCCCAAACCTCAACCACCGAGGGTGGCGGAAGGGACGTATCCGTTGGGAATGGTGCTGAACGCTTGCCCAGACATCGTGGATTACGCCAAGGGCGGGATTTCGAACTGGCGGGATTTGCTCGCGACCGCCGCAGTGGTTCGATCGATGCTGGGGATCAGTCCGAGCGCCTGGGAAGAGGCGCAAACTGTGCTGGGCGAGACGCCGGCTGCGATTGTCGTCGCGTGCATCCTGCAGCGCGGCGCTGCGATCAGATCCGCCGGCGGCTATCTCCGCGGACTGACCCGGAAAGCGGAGGCCGGAGAATTTTCGCTCGGCCCGATTTTGATGTCGCAGATCAATTCGCGTCTCAACGAAAAGCGCCGGGCGTGA